In the Drosophila biarmipes strain raj3 chromosome X, RU_DBia_V1.1, whole genome shotgun sequence genome, one interval contains:
- the LOC108026026 gene encoding uncharacterized protein LOC108026026 isoform X5: MRIKPKETRTYPKFVMLNLGFLPAAGNRRFQNQLGPKKSNSQSSINSLSSGSTMTRYSSTSGSSHSSGVFKEGFLRASRYHFQNAQSITLASFLVPDAIKHYAQRHVRSRTRCSSLTYRVVSAPISPPLDLGEDLDMPKKPWISGQKEVARTSVLCGQMDLGPLMRTDGRAGFPSPPFWSNPYGLTYMDAADSAEFEEDIFISHKLKPIGYEMLMRAKHRAHLERMYNEEVAKLVRLVETTRWLWARNRIGLSLGKTIWSVERSELVPFRFNHRYMNPPKQGATRTHPHANGNPFVMPSAVVCVPGLWFRGQPMQLGYWQGCWQHYWPSYWPQHSRGRPTHNENWWDNATYINAIAQMEMFLVNLSPVEIYAAQMYALHGEPFFDSPMGRCFRGSRQTPPPFAQYRQVPQPYIYPSVYPQPYVYPSVYHQPYVYPSVYHQPFAYPSADPQLAGRPTRVHPKQVRQPMPKPRPGQDGTRPGGSGQKTMNWVPSRRVGKMSAPPTVAPVNMGVVESSLPKNVPSTSGDDLTLNFSNFPPLPAPSKKGRKI; the protein is encoded by the exons ATGAGGATTAAGCCGAAAGAAACTAGGACATATCCCAAGTTTGTAATGCTGAATTTGGGTTTCCTTCCCGCCGCAGGTAATCGCCGTTTCCAGAACCAACTGGGCCCGAAAAAGTCGAACTCGCAGAGCAGCATCAACAGCCTGTCCAGCGGATCGACCATGACCAGGTACAGCAGCACCAGCGGCAGTAGCCACTCCTCCGGTGTGTTCAAGGAGGGCTTCCTCCGCGCCTCGAGGTACCACTTCCAGAATGCCCAGTCCATCACACTGGCCAGCTTCCTGGTCCCGGACGCAATCAAGCATTACGCGCAGAGGCATGTGAGATCGCGCACTCGCTGCTCCTCCTTGACCTACCGCGTAGTCAGTGCCCCAATCTCGCCGCCCCTTGATCTCGGCGAGGATCTCGATATGCCGAAAAAACCGTGGATCTCCGGTCAAAAGGAAGTGGCGCGCACCTCCGTTCTGTGTGGCCAAATGGACCTCGGACCCCTGATGCGCACCGACGGGCGGGCTGGCTTTCCGTCGCCGCCATTCTGGAGCAACCCCTATGGGCTGACCTATATGGATGCAGCCGACTCCGCGGAATTCGAAGAGGATATTTTCATCAGCCACAAGCTGAAGCCCATCGGCTACGAAATGCTTATGCGGGCCAAGCACAGGGCCCATCTGGAGAGGATGTACAACGAGGAGGTGGCTAAGCTTGTCCGGCTGGTGGAGACCACCAGGTGGCTTTGGGCACGCAACCGGATCGGCCTTTCGCTGGGCAAAACGATTTGGAGCGTCGAGCGCTCCGAGCTCGTGCCATTCCGATTTAACCATCGCTACATGAATCCGCCGAAGCAGGGTGCCACTAGAACCCATCCGCACGCCAATGGAAACCCCTTTGTGATGCCATCGGCTGTTGTCTGCGTTCCCGGACTTTGGTTTCGAGGCCAGCCAATGCAGCTGGGCTACTGGCAAGGCTGCTGGCAGCACTACTGGCCATCCTACTGGCCGCAACACAGCCGGGGTCGCCCCACCCACAATGAGAACTGGTGGGACAACGCCACCTACATAAACGCCATAGCCCAGATGGAGATGTTCCTGGTGAATCTCTCGCCGGTGGAGATCTACGCAGCCCAGATGTACGCCCTCCACGGCGAGCCGTTCTTCGACTCGCCCATGGGCAGGTGCTTCAGGGGAAGCCGGCAGACTCCTCCGCCCTTCGCCCAGTACCGCCAGGTCCCGCAGCCATACATCTATCCATCGGTCTACCCTCAGCCTTACGTCTATCCATCGGTTTACCATCAGCCTTACGTCTATCCATCGGTTTACCATCAGCCATTCGCCTATCCTTCTGCTGACCCACAGCTGGCCGGAAGACCTACTAGGGTCCATCCTAAGCAGGTGCGCCAG CCAATGCCAAAACCTCGACCAGGACAAGATGGAACTCGCCCAGGAGGATCGGGTCAG AAAACTATGAATTGGGTACCAAGCCGACGAGTGGGGAAAATGAGTGCTCCACCGACAGTGGCTCCAGTGAATATGGGTGTCGTGGAATCAAGTCTGCCAAAAAATGTCCCCTCCACATCCGGAGATGATCTCACTCTTAATTTTTCAAACTTCCCACCGCTTCCAGCGCCTTCCAAAAAGGGCAGAAAAATTTGA
- the LOC108026026 gene encoding uncharacterized protein LOC108026026 isoform X2, whose amino-acid sequence MKYISKRQRKRQKGVQFSSGPSTASSSDENSSQAEQPKTFSRKGKSKRSLKNSTVSGAYKTQEVSPAPGNRRFQNQLGPKKSNSQSSINSLSSGSTMTRYSSTSGSSHSSGVFKEGFLRASRYHFQNAQSITLASFLVPDAIKHYAQRHVRSRTRCSSLTYRVVSAPISPPLDLGEDLDMPKKPWISGQILLTRTSVLCGQMDLGPLMRTDGRAGFPSPPFWSNPYGLTYMDAADSAEFEEDIFISHKLKPIGYEMLMRAKHRAHLERMYNEEVAKLVRLVETTRWLWARNRIGLSLGKTIWSVERSELVPFRFNHRYMNPPKQGATRTHPHANGNPFVMPSAVVCVPGLWFRGQPMQLGYWQGCWQHYWPSYWPQHSRGRPTHNENWWDNATYINAIAQMEMFLVNLSPVEIYAAQMYALHGEPFFDSPMGRCFRGSRQTPPPFAQYRQVPQPYIYPSVYPQPYVYPSVYHQPYVYPSVYHQPFAYPSADPQLAGRPTRVHPKQVRQPMPKPRPGQDGTRPGGSGQKTMNWVPSRRVGKMSAPPTVAPVNMGVVESSLPKNVPSTSGDDLTLNFSNFPPLPAPSKKGRKI is encoded by the exons ATGAAGTACATAAGCAAGCGCCAAAGAAAGCGGCAGAAGGGTGTCCAGTTCTCAAGCGGGCCTTCGACTGCGAGTAGCAGCGATGAGAATAGTTCCCAAGCGGAGCAGCCGAAGACATTTTCGCGAAAAGGCAAATCCAAACGGAGCCTGAAGAACTCAACC GTTTCTGGTGCATACAAAACTCAAGAAGTTTCACCGGCCCCCG GTAATCGCCGTTTCCAGAACCAACTGGGCCCGAAAAAGTCGAACTCGCAGAGCAGCATCAACAGCCTGTCCAGCGGATCGACCATGACCAGGTACAGCAGCACCAGCGGCAGTAGCCACTCCTCCGGTGTGTTCAAGGAGGGCTTCCTCCGCGCCTCGAGGTACCACTTCCAGAATGCCCAGTCCATCACACTGGCCAGCTTCCTGGTCCCGGACGCAATCAAGCATTACGCGCAGAGGCATGTGAGATCGCGCACTCGCTGCTCCTCCTTGACCTACCGCGTAGTCAGTGCCCCAATCTCGCCGCCCCTTGATCTCGGCGAGGATCTCGATATGCCGAAAAAACCGTGGATCTCCGGTCAAATCCTTTTGACGCGCACCTCCGTTCTGTGTGGCCAAATGGACCTCGGACCCCTGATGCGCACCGACGGGCGGGCTGGCTTTCCGTCGCCGCCATTCTGGAGCAACCCCTATGGGCTGACCTATATGGATGCAGCCGACTCCGCGGAATTCGAAGAGGATATTTTCATCAGCCACAAGCTGAAGCCCATCGGCTACGAAATGCTTATGCGGGCCAAGCACAGGGCCCATCTGGAGAGGATGTACAACGAGGAGGTGGCTAAGCTTGTCCGGCTGGTGGAGACCACCAGGTGGCTTTGGGCACGCAACCGGATCGGCCTTTCGCTGGGCAAAACGATTTGGAGCGTCGAGCGCTCCGAGCTCGTGCCATTCCGATTTAACCATCGCTACATGAATCCGCCGAAGCAGGGTGCCACTAGAACCCATCCGCACGCCAATGGAAACCCCTTTGTGATGCCATCGGCTGTTGTCTGCGTTCCCGGACTTTGGTTTCGAGGCCAGCCAATGCAGCTGGGCTACTGGCAAGGCTGCTGGCAGCACTACTGGCCATCCTACTGGCCGCAACACAGCCGGGGTCGCCCCACCCACAATGAGAACTGGTGGGACAACGCCACCTACATAAACGCCATAGCCCAGATGGAGATGTTCCTGGTGAATCTCTCGCCGGTGGAGATCTACGCAGCCCAGATGTACGCCCTCCACGGCGAGCCGTTCTTCGACTCGCCCATGGGCAGGTGCTTCAGGGGAAGCCGGCAGACTCCTCCGCCCTTCGCCCAGTACCGCCAGGTCCCGCAGCCATACATCTATCCATCGGTCTACCCTCAGCCTTACGTCTATCCATCGGTTTACCATCAGCCTTACGTCTATCCATCGGTTTACCATCAGCCATTCGCCTATCCTTCTGCTGACCCACAGCTGGCCGGAAGACCTACTAGGGTCCATCCTAAGCAGGTGCGCCAG CCAATGCCAAAACCTCGACCAGGACAAGATGGAACTCGCCCAGGAGGATCGGGTCAG AAAACTATGAATTGGGTACCAAGCCGACGAGTGGGGAAAATGAGTGCTCCACCGACAGTGGCTCCAGTGAATATGGGTGTCGTGGAATCAAGTCTGCCAAAAAATGTCCCCTCCACATCCGGAGATGATCTCACTCTTAATTTTTCAAACTTCCCACCGCTTCCAGCGCCTTCCAAAAAGGGCAGAAAAATTTGA
- the LOC108024012 gene encoding arginine/serine-rich coiled-coil protein 2, giving the protein MEALVNYSSEDDQDDAGYQIRAPQQQQLQQPPHARAPTTNTSNLLRQKSTNNNNDYSYNSSPWEKERDRESERDRERERDRERAKRRHHTPTPPLPTSQQQHHRSNSRGRVDEDEEPRGSSRHRQERDKDRERERDRERERDRNKDKDREREKRDSERSRDKGRDKDHSKGDHRHHRTKDGNSHRERERERDRERERERDRDKDRERRRSEKSGRHHSGKERHHHHNNSSSSSSAAAGGAASAAGRRSYDDRSRRHRDSRSRSRTPTGTPPTRRRQQTQQSRKYRERESSSRSRSPKEEPSVAPRTAAGAGAHLLLGKPVSAGVGPSSAATAIAAASAAIAAAAASGGGGGLLPTPNYAPKIPSLMSLELSTPAVATPAVEPPIQLPSYYNPGIINANRYAEQQQKRKLLWGSKKAEDSANKWGNAHFSQDSDGKVASKFMRLMGIKNAGSSGDGEASGGGAEQAEASNGSAAGDGVGGGGAAARSEGGGKVPTDVQQRQRMFSNMEQQYEMARAATHTMRGVGLGFGSQPRTF; this is encoded by the exons ATGGAAGCCCTGGTGAACTACAGTAGCGAGGACGACCAGGACGATGCGGGCTACCAGATACGG GcaccacagcaacaacaactgcagcagccGCCGCACGCTAGAGCGCCAACAACAAACACTAGCAACCTCCTGAGGCAGAAgagcaccaacaacaacaatgactACAGCTACAACAGCAGTCCCTGGGAGAAGGAGAGGGACAGGGAGTCGGAGCGCGAtagggagcgggagcgggataGGGAGAGAGCGAAGCGACGCCACCACACTCCCACTCCCCCGCTGCCGacgtcgcagcagcagcatcacaGGAGCAACAGCAGAGGCCGCGTTGATGAGGATGAG GAGCCCCGGGGCAGCAGTCGCCACCGCCAGGAGCGGGACAAGGACAGAGAGCGCGAGCGGGATCGTGAACGCGAGCGGGACAGGAATAAGGACAAGGACCGCGAGCGGGAGAAGCGCGATTCGGAACGCAGTCGCGACAAGGGGCGCGACAAGGATCACAGCAAG GGCGATCATCGCCACCATCGTACCAAAGACGGCAACAGCCACAGGGAGCGGGAGAGGGAACGCGACCGGGAGCGGGAAAGGGAGCGAGATCGCGACAAGGACCGCGAGCGCAGGCGTTCGGAGAAGAGCGGTCGCCACCACAGCGGCAAGGAGCGCCACCACCATCACAACAactcctcatcctcctcgtcAGCCGCCGCCGGCGGAGCGGCCAGTGCAGCTGGGCGTCGCTCCTACGATGACCGCAGTCGTCGTCACCGAGACTCCCGCTCCCGTTCCCGCACGCCCACGGGCACACCGCCCACACGTCGCCGCCAACAGACGCAGCAGTCCCGCAAATACCGCGAACGTGAGTCGAGCAGTCGCTCCAGATCTCCCAAGGAAGAGCCATCCGTGGCGCCTCGCACTGCAGCCGGGGCCGGAGCTCATCTGCTGCTAGGAAAACCAGTCAGCGCAGGAGTAGGACCCTCGTCGGCGGCCACAGCCATAGCAGCAGCATCTGCAGCCATTGCGGCCGCAGCCGCTagtggaggaggcggtggcctCCTGCCGACCCCCAACTACGCACCTAAGATACCCTCGCTGATGTCCTTGGAGCTGAGCACGCCAGCGGTAGCGACTCCTGCCGTAGAACCCCCCATCCAGCTGCCCAGCTACTACAACCCGGGCATCATCAATGCCAACCGCTATgcggagcagcagcagaagcgcAAGCTGCTGTGGGGCTCAAAGAAGGCCGAGGACTCGGCGAACAAGTGGGGCAACGCCCACTTCTCGCAGGACTCGGACGGCAAGGTGGCCTCCAAGTTTATGCGGCTGATGGGCATCAAGAACGCCGGATCGTCCGGCGATGGCGAGGCCAGTGGTGGTGGCGCCGAGCAGGCGGAGGCCAGCAACGGCAGTGCAGCCGGCGATGGGGTTGGCGGCGGAGGAGCTGCAGCACGGAGCGAGGGAGGCGGGAAGGTGCCCACTGATGTGCAGCAGCGCCAGCGCATGTTCTCCAACATGGAGCAGCAGTACGAGATGGCGCGAGCCGCCACGCACACGATGCGCGGCGTGGGCCTCGGTTTCGGCTCCCAGCCGCGCACTTTCTAG